Part of the Cytophagales bacterium genome is shown below.
AAGCACTCAATGATCAAATACAAAGAGAAGCTAATGCATCTTATTTTTATCTTGCCATAGCTTCCTGGTGTGAATACAGAGGACTGGATGGTTCTGCTAATTTTTTTTATAAACAATCTGAAGAGGAAAGGGGACATATGCTAAAAATATTCCATTACATTAATGAAGCTGGAGGTCATGCGTATACACCACTGATCGCAAAAACTCCCCGTGAATATAAAAATATTACCAGCATTTTTGAATTAGCCTTAAAGCAAGAGATGGATAACACCAGATCAATCAACAAGGTTGTAGAAATTTGCCTGAAAGCAAAAGATTATTCTACCTTCAACTTTTTGCAATGGTATGTTGCCGAACAGCATGAAGAAGAAAGGGCCTTTAAAACTATTCTTGACAAAATTAAAATTATTGGTGTTGATGGCAAGGGCATCTACCTGATCGATAAAGAAATTGAAAAATTAGCAGAAAAAGAATAAGAAAATGTGTTCAAGTGCTCATGTATTCTTGAATACCCGAATCGTAAACACATAAAGAAATTATGTACCATAAGGTTCTATTACTACTTATATTTAGTCTGATCTTTTTCGTAGTTTCCTGTGAAAACGAAACTCCTGAACAATATCCGGGATGGAAGCAATATAATAAGTCAAATTCGGACTTACCTGAAAATTATGTAAAAAAAATCGTGATTGATGCAAGAGGTAATAAATGGATAGCCACCTGGGGCGGTGGCCTGGTAAAACTTCCCCGGAACAGCAGCGAAGGGTCTGATAGTACAAATTGGATCATATATAATACCAGCAACTCAGATATCCCAACCAATTCAATACAATCACTTGCAATTGACAATAAAACAGGTGAGATATGGATAGGAACAAACGGTACCGGTTTAGTGACTCTATGGCCAAACAAGAGTTTATCTGAAAGTGAGATGTACAAACCAGCGAATGTAAAGTGTAAAATTTATCATACATCAAATTCAAAATTATCCAATGATAATATCGAGTCAATTACTATTGATAAGGATGGAAACAAATGGATCGCTACCTGGGGTGGTGGACTTATAAAGATTTCTTATGTTCATCAGCAAAAAATACAAAGACCTGAAAATGATAGCGCTGAATACGCTGATCCTGGAAATTGGACTATATATAACACTTTAAATTCCGGGTTGCCTGAAAATTGGATTCGTTCAGTTACAATAGACCAACAGAATAATAAATGGATTGGCACCGGGTGGGGAGGTTTAGTAAAATTTAGTGAAAATAGCACGAAAGATCCTGTTTGGACGATTTATAATACTACAAACTCACCCTTACCGTATAACCTTATCAGATCAATTGCTATAGATAACAGCGATAATCTATGGATCGGCACTGATAATGGCGGTTTGGTACATTTTGATGGAAAAAATTGGCAGATATACAACCGCTCAAATTCCAGACTGCCCAATGATTATGTAGGTTCTATTGCCATTGATAACAATGGAAATAAATGGATTGCTACCTGGTTTGGCGGCTTAGCCAGGTTTGACGGTGAAACATTCAAAGTCTATAACATTTCAAACTCAGGGCTCCCATACAACCTTGTGTCGTCAATTACAATAGATCGAGACGGAAATATCTGGATAGGCACGTTAATCGGCTTAGCAAAATTTGATGTTAGTAAAGAACAACAACCTGGCTAAAATTGAAAAACTTAATACGAATTTAAGTTTTGAGTCCACTCTAATAAGTCCAAAAAATAAAAATGCCACTAAAACACCAAAGCACTAAATCCCACAAAACATTGAAAATCAATCAAATAACTTTTGTGGGATTTTGTGTTATTTGTGCTTTTGTGGCGAAAATTGACTTTTTGGAGTGGACTCAGTTTTAAAGTACTAGCTTTATTCAAAACAAGTTTTTAATAAAAACCCCCGAGTACTCGGGGGGAAATACTTTTTTACCGGTATGATACAAGTCGACAGTCCACAGTCCACAAACAGCAGTATGTAATTTTTGCCGATTGCCGACTGTGGACTGCCGACTTCTGGCTGATTAATTTATATCAACAAAATTATCGTTAACATGTTATCAAAGTATGCTTTTTAAGAGCCTAATCCACATCGCATTTTTATCAACAATCCCATCTAATTTAGTTCACCCCGTTAGATATTTCTCTTTACAATGTCCTTCCAACTTCAATTATTTCAAGGGTTTAAAAGGAATTGCATTGTTTTTATTGATTTTTCCTAACAAAGTAAATGGACAAGGGAAATTACTCAATAAAGAAGAATTAGTACTAACTAAATATTACTATTCTATCAACGAAGCTTTAACAGAACCCGATAAGGCGTATGTAGTTGACTTAACAGGGCAATTTCTTACCGGGTTACCCGCAGGAATTAGTAAACTGCCCAATTTACAAGTTTTGAATTTAGGGGGTAATCAACTCAGCGGCTTGCCTGCTGAAATTAGCAAACTCCAGAATTTACAAAAACTATCGCTAACTAATAATCAGCTCAAAACTTTTCCTCTTGAAATTTGCAAATTACAAAATTTGGAGGAATTATACCTGGATGAAAATCGAATTACTGTTTTCTCGTCTAAAATTGCTCATCTGCAAAAATTAAAAATTTTGGGTTTGTCAGGGAATCAACTCAACGTTTTCCCTGATGAAATTCTCACACTAAAAAAGTTACGAACATTAGGTTTGTGGAATAATCAACTCAGTGTTTTGCCTGAAGAAATCTACACTTTGAAAAAGTTAAAAAAATTGTATCTGGGTAATAACAAACTTACTGCTTTACCTGCCCAAACTGGCAAATTGCAAAATTTGCAAATACTGGATTTGCAATCTAATCAACTCAGCCAATTACCTGCTGAAATAGGCAAGTTGCTGCATTTGCAACTATTGGATCTGCATAATAATCAGCTCAAAACGCTGCCTGTTGAAATGGCCGGACTGGTAAATTTAGAAGAATTGCTACTGAGCGGAAATCCTCTTCCCAAGAAAGAAAAAGAGAAAATTAAAAAGCTGCTACCTGATACCAGAATTGCATTTTAATTTAACTAAAAATTAACATCGGATTTACCAGAAACACAGATGAATCACTTCTAACTTAACGCTTGCCGACTCATTGACAATAGTAGAAGCATTCTTCATTATAGTATCAGGTGTTCCCTCTAAACCACCTTTACTAATTATGGTTGCAGGTGTCGTAATTTGAGGATGTGCCTTGGATTCATTGCATCCTCCTGAGTATCCATACCGATCTGTTTTTATCAGGTAAACATCACTACCCTGAGCTCCAAAATTACTACTCTCTCCTATGATAATAAAGCCGCCATCATCCGTACGCTGCAGTGAAAATCCATAATCAGGGAGGGGGCCACCATAAGTTTTATACCAAAGGATAGTTCCATACCTGGTTGCTTTAGCTAGAAAAACATCAGCATCACCAGTTCCATAACTAGTGGTATATCCGGTAATAATAAATTTTTCAGGCATAGGCACGTATTCATCGCTTTTTGTACCAAAAACGGAGTGAGCATAATCAATATTATCTCCCCCGATTATTTTTGACCAGGTCAGGTTGCCCTGCACATCAGTTTTGATCAAATAAGCATCCTCATCCTCTCCACCCAAACCAAAACTAAAACTACTGCCACAAATCATATAGCCTCCATCTATTGTTTCCAGAACACCACGGCCATAGTCTTTACTTTTACCTCCGTAAGTCCTCGCCCACAAAAGTTTTCCGTCTTCATCGGTACGCAACAAATATACATCATAACTTCCCGTACCAAAGCTATTGGTTTCTCCTGCAATAATAAATCCATCATCAAATGTTTGCTGTATTGAACGACCTACATCAAGTTTTTTTCCTCCATAGGTTTTTGACCAAATCAAATCCCCCTCCCAATCTAATCTTAATAGATATACATCATAATCGCCTGCACCAAAGCTGGCGGTCTCACCAATAATGATAAGTCCACGGTCATTTAATTCTATAATGGAATAGGCATAATCATTCTTTTCACCACCATAAGTTTTTGACCATAATATTTCTCCATCAGGATCTGTTTTTATCAAATATACATCGGCTTCCCCGGCACCAAAACTAAAAGTATAACCAAGTACGACATATCCTCCATCTTTTGTTTGCATAACATGGCGGCCATAATCACTATCCTTGCCGCCAAAGTTGTGTGACCATAATATGTTCCCCATCCGGTCTGTTTTAGTTAAAAACAGATCCGTACTACCTGCTCCAAAGCTGAAACTCTCTCCCATCATGATATAACCGCCATCTTTGGTTTGCTGTACAGACCAACCTGAATTTGTATTATTCCCCCTATATGTACTTTGAAAGGCAAACTGAGAGTAACTATCCTGGAATAATAAGAGAATATAAATTATAATACCAAGTTGTTTCATAAAAATTCGTTTATTGTTTATCTGATTAATAAATACGTAGTTATGCTCTTTATTTATCTCCACTACCAAATTGCAAGATAGTACTTCTATAACTTCCACCGAAATTATGAGCAGCATAAAATACCTGGCTTATTGCGTCTATCAATTGACTTTCAGTAAGTTCTTTCAAAGGGTGCACAAATATAGACCAAAGTAAACCATTATACAAAGCATATTTTACATCTAAGGCGCGATCAAACTGAGCTTTCAATAACTCTGAATAATAAGATTTTTTTATTTCCTTCTCATCTATAACGGGCGTGATAATTCGCATACGATTGTTTTTTTGATCTGTTATGACAATTAATATTCTATTAAGATAATTCAACTGCCAATATCCTTCCCTACTCTCAATTATTTCACCTTGCTTTTTTAAAATACCCTCTAACTTTTGATTATTCATACCCACAGAATCTATCTTATTTTGATATATATATGAGCTCGTATCTACCTTTAAGTTGTTTGATAAATTAGTTGCCCTGGCCATAGCAGCCAAAAACAGAATACTTATAAATGATAGGATAACTTTTTTCATAATCTTAGATAGCAATTAAGTGGTAAAGATAAAATTATTCTACTAAATAAACATAAATTAAATAAAGATTTGTATCTTTACGATTAAAAATGCTAAATAAAAATAAACTACAGATACAAACCAATATATACGCATTAAAATATAACTTTGGTAAAGAAATATAAATTATCTAATCACCTGTCTGCGTCCCGGGCACTCGGGACAGGCAGGTAAAATCACTAAATATCATGTACGGAGGAGGTAACATATTCGAAACCACAAAAACTGACGATCTCAAAAATGAAGATCCGGAGAAATTATCTGAATTTGAAGCACGTATCAATCGCGGGGAAAAAATAGAACCCTCAGACTGGATGCCTGCTTTATATCGTAAACAGCTAATACGAATGATAGAGCAGCACGCCAATTCAGAGATCATAGGGGCATTGCCCGAAGGCACCTGGATAACAAGAGCCCCTGGCTTTAAGCGTAAACTTGCCTTAATGGCAAAAGTACAGGATGAAGTGGGCCATTGCCAATTACTGTACAGCGCTGCCGAAACACTTGGCAAACCAAGGGAAGCCATGATCAATGACCTGATCAACGGCAAATCAA
Proteins encoded:
- a CDS encoding ferritin, whose amino-acid sequence is MLSKQIQKALNDQIQREANASYFYLAIASWCEYRGLDGSANFFYKQSEEERGHMLKIFHYINEAGGHAYTPLIAKTPREYKNITSIFELALKQEMDNTRSINKVVEICLKAKDYSTFNFLQWYVAEQHEEERAFKTILDKIKIIGVDGKGIYLIDKEIEKLAEKE
- a CDS encoding leucine-rich repeat domain-containing protein, whose protein sequence is MLFKSLIHIAFLSTIPSNLVHPVRYFSLQCPSNFNYFKGLKGIALFLLIFPNKVNGQGKLLNKEELVLTKYYYSINEALTEPDKAYVVDLTGQFLTGLPAGISKLPNLQVLNLGGNQLSGLPAEISKLQNLQKLSLTNNQLKTFPLEICKLQNLEELYLDENRITVFSSKIAHLQKLKILGLSGNQLNVFPDEILTLKKLRTLGLWNNQLSVLPEEIYTLKKLKKLYLGNNKLTALPAQTGKLQNLQILDLQSNQLSQLPAEIGKLLHLQLLDLHNNQLKTLPVEMAGLVNLEELLLSGNPLPKKEKEKIKKLLPDTRIAF